The genomic window CAATAAATATTATTTTCAATTATTCCCCATCCAACCTAATAGTTAGCTCATTTTTATTCCTGAAAAATTTCATCATTCAATTGTTAGCTTATCAATATACAAATAATAAATTAGACCACACGCCTGCCTTGTTGAAAAATACGCATGCATTTTTAACAATAATGGAGAAAGGCTATGGACAGCCAACATTCACAACAAAATATATTGAATAAAGAAATTAATCAGGGAAATCTAAAGCTTGGTTATTATGCGGATAGAGGTCGAGTTGCCATGATTAAAAATGGTAGCAAACTTCTTAATGAGCTAAAAAATAATCCAAACCAATCAACAGGCAGCCAAGCTGCTTTTTTAATGATGAATTGGCTGATAGGAAAATCACGTTTACCCAATAATCACCTTAATAATTTTATACTTAGTGCTGTAGAAAAAGAGACATTGAGCCAATTACATCCCAGTCATAACCTTTTTATTGATCGTTTTGATTCACCCCATCACTGGCGAGAAGGTGACAAACGATCAGCGCAACAGCTTGCGGATGCTTTATTACCTAGTGGGCAATGGCATCGCCACTATGACACCGTTATCTTGCCTTCTGATGCAACAAATGAGCAAATTCAGTTGATTCGCCATTGGTTGGCGCTAACCGGTGGTAGTGTATTAATCTTACATGATGAAGCAATTTCACCTTCCGCTGCCGTGATACAGCTAATGGATGAAATTATGCCAATACAGTCAAAAAATGATGACATCCAAAATATTCATGAAAATTATCAACCAGAAATTCAAGCAGGGATTGCTGTTTATACTAACCATAAAAACCAATTAATTCAGATAGCACAATTAGCCCATCTACAAGAATATTCCACAAATTTACCGCCTCAACCCTCTAAAACTGAATGGATTTTTAAAACATTTATTAAAATTCCAAAAGATGGCGATTTTACTTTTGTCGCAGATACCAATGAAAACAGTGGGGATATTCAATTTGAAGTTGGCAGCAATAACGTCACATTTAAAAAACAAACAAAAATAGGATGGATCAGGTTAAATGATTTAAAAGCAGGTGAAATCTATCCAGTAAAAATAACCACAAAAACCAATGGGACACCACCTAGACTGCGGCTAGGTTGGGGTATGCCAAATTCACAACAACTCACATTCATTCCTCAAGATGCTTTTTTATCTCAAGTCCACCAGCCAATTTCAAATAATCAGTCGCCTGTAGAATTCAAACAACAAAGAGACATCCGTCAATTAAATCAATTAATAACAGGCTTTCAGCAAGTTATCTCACTTCCTGCGACATCAATTAATCAGATACATTTAACCGAACAACTGGTTAAAGATGCCGAATACTTTTCTATCACAATAGAGAATAAAATCCATGAACCATTGCTAGAGTTAGATGATATTCCGCTATCAAAAAATACCACGTGGCGACAACTAGCCCAAAATATTGAAAAGCATATTAATCAGCAAATAAGTCCTGCATTTCGTCCTATTTCCGTCCATTATGATAACGGCATACTGAATTTATCAGGAGAAGGGGTATTTTTCACTCAGTTTCAACTCAAAAAAAACCAAACGATTCCTTATATTGATAAAGTAATACCAATAATAACAGAACAAAAACAATATCCCGATTATGCTATAACCCAATATCGAATGAATATTGAGCTAGAAAAATTAAATCAGTTCACTCATTTGACAATGATTTCAAAAGATAGCGATAACCGTGATATCAATCTAATACAGCGTGCATTTAAATTACCAAACACTCAGTTCGATTCACCAGAACAATTTGCATCTTATTTGAATGGATATCTTCGCCGCTGTGACTATGCTTTGAGTGTGACTTGGGATGAGCAAAAGCAGCAATTAGTGATTACTGATTCCTTAAATCGGAAACGTGAAAAACTCTCATTTGGTTATCAAGAGCAGATCTTGCCAATCGCTATTACCGAAAACCGGCTTGAAATGGCAAATAAACTCACTTTGGGAGAAATTACAGGTCAATTACCACAACATACTGATATTAAAGCTTATCAGTTACTTGAAAATGCAAAATCAGGTGATTTATCTTTCAATCAAATAACGGGGGAATGGCACTATCAACCTCACGTAAATAAACCATTTGTAGGATTTGATCAATTTGATTTTATTGCGACTTTAAAAGATGGCAGTCAATCCGCACCAATATCAATTCAGTTACAAACAGAAAATGCACCGATTGTTTCCTATCCAGGAAAGCGTACTTTTAGAATGGCTGACCCTATTTATCATGAGCCGATAGCACGTCACTACCCAATTCCTTGCGATATGCGACTCAATATGATCAGCTTAACACAAGCTCATGAACAACCCATTAATTCTAAATATTTAACGCTTATTGAAAATCGCTGGGCATTAATCAAAGTCGATCTAACAAGTTCAACTGAAGCTTATGCACCCGATATTACGGCTATTGTGAGAGATTTCTGGGGCAATATTCTAGGAAAAGTTCAATTATCTGGACCAGATAGGCTACCAAAACAGAGACAAGCGCTTCCTATTCAACCAACTGTGGATGGTAAAATTGCCAATCAAAATAGCTATACCGCACCATTGAAAGGCTGCTGGTTAAAACCGGGAATATCGATTCAATTATTCATTAATGATCAACCCTTTGTTAATCACCTGACTGATTATAATGGCTATTTTTCCCCAGAAGTCATCCCTGAAAGCCAGCTCACTGCCCATATTACAAATCATACTCTTTATCAGAAAGGCCAAGGATTATATGCCTATTCACCAATGAGTTGGGGGCTGGAAGCTGCGGCAAAACTTCCCATAAGTCAAATTACCTTATATAACACCCCTGCGGAGGCAATTAGTCCACCTTTATTTGGCTTTACTCATCCTAATTTATCGAATTCAACCTTAAATATGCCACAATACGATAAACCAAACCCTTTGCTTAGTTTCCCCCATCAGCAAATCGATTGGGCACTTCAGCAAAGCGAAATGAGATATAAGGCCAGCCCCCATCAAACAGAATTATTCTATACCGCTATTGAACCTACAGATACAGACAGCAGGCTGGGTATTGCTTTTCCGTTCTACGGTGGCGGTATTGCGCAACCTGATATTATGTGGCATGAAGTTTTTGGACATGGGCTTAAATTGCCGCACACAACGGATCCCAGCTATCCCTATTCAAATAGCCATAATGGTTTGCATGTTGCTTATGATCAGTCAAAGCAAACTTACATCACTTACCAATCTTTAGAGGACGATCAAAAACAAAATTACGAAGTGAAACCTGCTATGTACCCTGCTTTCGACTTTGAATATAAAGCGCCTTACCATGCCTTCATTCCCCATTCGTCCTATTATAATTGGAAAATTCAACACCGAGTTGATAAATTCCCAGCACAAAATAAACAATCTACCGATACACCGATTTACTGGATTAGCGGGCATATATTCACATTAGCCAATGGCCAAAATCATCCTTATAACCACATAGAAGTTAGAAAAACAATAGGCGATATTTCAGATACCACCAGAATCATACCTACGGATTGGGATCCCTATACATCACGAGAAGAGCGAATTGCCGTTACTTATGCAACTGACAAAGGCCTCATCACAGAAGATCATTTTATTAAAAGCTTAGACACAATTAGCGTCAATATTCCCGATAAAGGTGAACTGGTAAAAATTGAATTTTTAACACATAAAAATCAGGTCATGCATACCTACAAAAATCCTGATGCTCTTGCCAATCGTTTATTAAGCCAATGGGATAAAGCACAATTAATATTTGATGATTACTGGCATGGTGGAAAACTATTTTGGTCAGTCACCGAACCACAATCAATTGATTTTCCAACGGACAAGATTAATCAGCAAAATATCACCCAAAACAGCATACTTTGTGCAAAATGGGTGCAAGATGGACAATGTTACCAGCAATATTTTTCACTCTCTGATCCTTGGGGTGCAACAAATCATGTCAATAATATAACGCTAGAACACACTTTTATTCCGCTCAACCATTTATCCCTACAAGCTGACAAAATGGTGCGGCCATTTAAGCAATCCATTGAAGTGAATATGCCACTGCTCTCAGATGTTTATATTAATCAAACAATTGATATTTCAGCACTACAATTACCTGAAAAAGAACATAATTATTGGGCAACACTGCTGGTGGAAAATACACAGGGGGAGATTGTGGAACAAACGCCTATAGAACAATGGCAAATAACTCGCCAAGATAATCAATTAACGGTCATTGGAACAATTGATAGTACACCCGAATTAACAATTAACGCCATGAAAATCTATATTGATCAACATTTACAAGATGAAATACCGCCGCACTCAATTACACTGACACAGCCAGTACAGCCAAATATGAGGGAAAATAGAGCATATCTTGAATATGACCGCCCCATGGTTTTCAATACTATCGCACGACAATCTGAACTAATAGCGGGTATGCCTGCTCAAGAATATTCATGTACAACCCACATGCAAAGATGCCCACAAACCACATCATGTCATTTTTTTGCACCACCTTGTCAAATTTAACACAAAATAGGCGACATCATGTCGCCTATTTTAAGCATCAAAGCTTCGTCAAATAGATTGTTCTGTTCTATTCATTCGATGTGACAATGGTAGCCAACATAACAAGATCAAAACAGCCATTAAGAACATCAATAATCCTAAGCTAAACTGCCCATGTTGAGGTAACAAAGCGGAAACCCAAGTTGCCACACCCGACCCCACATTCTGTAATCCGCCAACTAATGCGCCAGCCGCACCCGCTAAATAAGGAAAGGGTTCCATTGCGCCTGTTGTCGCAAGTGGAAAGAGCATTCCAGCTCCAAAGAAAAACAGAGACGCAGGCAATAACAGTGTCCAAACATTCATCACACCAAACCAGCCCGGGATCCACATCAGTAAGCCTGCCAGCAAACAGCAAATCACCGAATGCCACATCAACGTATAAAAAGTTTTGTTATCACGCCCAGCATACCAAGCCCCAAAGAAAGCCGCCGGAATGGGAATAATAAACAAAATACTCACAGTAATGCTGTTATAGCCAAGAACTCCGCCCATCAATACGCCACTACTTGCTTCAAAGACGGCAATTCCCGCCAATGCGCCAATGAGCATGGCTAAATACACCAAAAATGAGCCAGTTGATAAAAGTTGACGATAAGATGCCAACATTTTGTGTTTTTCAGGTGAAACAGGGCGAGTTTCTGGCATCCAGTGATACATGCTAAACAAAACACTCGCACCCAATAAGAATAAGAAAACATAACATGCGTGCCATCCCCAAAAATGGGCGACGACACCACCAAACATTGGTGCTAAAAGAGGACTCACTAAAACGCCCATATTTAATAAGCTATTTGCATAACGTAACTCTGTGCCAGTATAAAGATCTCTCGGCATGGTACGCACCATGACTCCCGCGACCCCAGTTCCTAACCCTTGCAATGCACTAGCAATGACTAACACTTCAAGTGTTGGCGCAAAAATGGCCAGTGCCGTTGAGATTAAAAAGATAATTAATCCCATTAAAACAACCGGGCGACGCCCTATTTGATCTGATAATGGGCCATAAATTAATTGAGAAAAACCATAAGTAAATAAATAAGCCGCCATAACACGTTGCACTGAACCTGATGGCTGCCCAAAATAAGTGCCGATATCAGCAATGACAGGAACATAAATTGTCTGTGTCATCTGCCCTACTGCGGCTAAAGCAATTAACATGACCAATAAATTAATATTTTTTAGTTTTCTCATTTTCTTCTCAAACTCATTTGTCATCCTAAAATAACGAACCACCTGCTATTTATAGAAAATAACAAGAAATTTTAATTTAAGGTGGAGGTACAACAGCTTACTATTTGTTTTAATAAATAAAATAACGAATGAGTGACACACTAAAATTCATTATGTTGTTGCGCGACTAAGATAACAAATTTAATTTTTTTTTCGAGACAGAATAGCATTTTAATTTGCAAACCAATGACAGAAATATTCGCCACTCATGGCAAGATATCTGTACATTAAAGTTACCAAACCACCTTTGGCAAGAATAAATCACTAAAACACATTATCGATAAGCACATATAACGAACTGTTTTAGTATAAAACACCAGTGAGCAGACTAATTAAAAAATATAGAGGTAAATAATTATGGCGAATTGGGTTACAGGAACAGTAATCGAAGCAAAATTTTGGACAGACACATTGTTCAGCCTAGTCATCAATGCCCCTATTAAGCCATTTACTGCGGGTCAATACGCAAAACTAGCACTCGAAATTAATGGAGAACGCGTTCAACGCGCTTACTCTTATGTTAATGCGCCAAGCGATGACCGCCTTGAATTCTATTTTGTGATAGTACCAGAAGGTAAACTCAGCCCTCGGCTGGCTCAATTACGTTCTGGCGATACCTTACAAATTACGGATGAAGCAGCGGGCTTTTTTGTTCTCGATGAAATCCCTGAGTGTAAAAATTTATGGATGCTTTCAACCGGTACAGCGATTGGCCCTTTTCTTTCTATTTTACAAGAAGGTAAAGACCTTGAGTGCTTTGAAAAAATCATTCTGTTACATGCCGTGCGTTACCAAAAAGATCTCAGTTATCTTCCTTTAATGCAAGAATTAGCAAAACGCTATCCAGATAAATTGCAGATAATTACTGTTGTAAGTCGAGAACAATGCGAAGGTTCATTATATGGTCGCGTTCCCGCGCTGATTGAAAATCACCAACTTGAACACGCGGCTGGAATTGCACTTGATGTAGAAACTTGCCATATCATGCTGTGTGGTAACCCTGAAATGGTAAGAGATACCCGCGATATGCTGAAAAAAATGCGTCAGATGAACAAGCATTTTCGCCGTAAACCGGGGCATATCAGTAGTGAGCAATACTGGTAACTTTACCTTTAATCGCGATCTTTCAAGTTGCCTGATGCAAAACCCAAGCAACTTGAAGGCTTATTGATTAAGACAGATGATCAACTGATTGTGTTTTTTCACCATACTGATTTGCAGAATCAACCCCCACAAAGGCACCACAATCTAACACCATCATCATCATTATCAATAAAGGTAAAAACCGTCCTATTCCCCATTGCCAAACAGGCGCTAATTGACTGACATCCATTGAAAATAGCGCAAATGCCAATATGACTAAAGCAAACCATCCACCAGGTTTACCTCTATCATGTAAGCGTTTGGTGAAAATTGCAGCTAGTGGATATAACAACAAAATAAAGAGTACAATGGCAGAAAGATCAGGTAAGGAAAGGATTTTTTGAAGAAAAACAACTATCATCATTAAAATAAACCAAAGTGCAACACCCGCCCAAAATGGTCGGCGTCCAATCCTGCCTTTGAATGAGAAAGCCCATTGTTGTAATGTCATTACATCTTATCCTGATACAATATAGAAACTTTAATATGAGTGGCGAACAAAAATGAAACGATACACACTCCGTACAATTCACTGCATCATAACCGTTTTTGTACTTAGTTTGCCACACCTGACCTTCGCGCAAAAAGTACCCACTTTACCCAATAGTGATTTTGAGGTTGCTTATCTCTCCGCTGATGCGCCTTCTTTTGAACTCACAATCCCGCAATTTCGCCAGCAATTTAGTCAAGCAAATCCAGATTTACCGCTACATGAATATAAAGTGATATCAAGCCAAGATATTTCTGCACCATATATTCGCGCAGTTTCACGCATAAACCCAAATATCTATTCATCTGCGGTACTTGAGCGGGGAAGTGAAAAAATCAAAAGCTTACAAATTACGCTACTTTCAACAGAAAGTGCTGAAGAAAACAAGAAAAATCAAGAAATAATCGAACGTTATATTCTTGCATTAGTTCAACAATTCACGCCCACAACCCATTTTGATAAATCAGTTGAACTCACAAAATCACTGAATAAATTTAATGCAGATAAAAGCCAAACACTCGCAGAAGAAGCACGTGTCGATACCGTACGCTATGTTTTAGTAAAAAGTGACAATAATGTACTTACTTTTGCTGTTGAACCGATTAAGCTAGAGACAGAAACACCTTAAAGA from Providencia sneebia DSM 19967 includes these protein-coding regions:
- a CDS encoding DUF805 domain-containing protein; this translates as MTLQQWAFSFKGRIGRRPFWAGVALWFILMMIVVFLQKILSLPDLSAIVLFILLLYPLAAIFTKRLHDRGKPGGWFALVILAFALFSMDVSQLAPVWQWGIGRFLPLLIMMMMVLDCGAFVGVDSANQYGEKTQSVDHLS
- the fpr gene encoding ferredoxin--NADP(+) reductase: MANWVTGTVIEAKFWTDTLFSLVINAPIKPFTAGQYAKLALEINGERVQRAYSYVNAPSDDRLEFYFVIVPEGKLSPRLAQLRSGDTLQITDEAAGFFVLDEIPECKNLWMLSTGTAIGPFLSILQEGKDLECFEKIILLHAVRYQKDLSYLPLMQELAKRYPDKLQIITVVSREQCEGSLYGRVPALIENHQLEHAAGIALDVETCHIMLCGNPEMVRDTRDMLKKMRQMNKHFRRKPGHISSEQYW
- a CDS encoding DUF1454 family protein yields the protein MKRYTLRTIHCIITVFVLSLPHLTFAQKVPTLPNSDFEVAYLSADAPSFELTIPQFRQQFSQANPDLPLHEYKVISSQDISAPYIRAVSRINPNIYSSAVLERGSEKIKSLQITLLSTESAEENKKNQEIIERYILALVQQFTPTTHFDKSVELTKSLNKFNADKSQTLAEEARVDTVRYVLVKSDNNVLTFAVEPIKLETETP
- the emrD gene encoding multidrug efflux MFS transporter EmrD — encoded protein: MRKLKNINLLVMLIALAAVGQMTQTIYVPVIADIGTYFGQPSGSVQRVMAAYLFTYGFSQLIYGPLSDQIGRRPVVLMGLIIFLISTALAIFAPTLEVLVIASALQGLGTGVAGVMVRTMPRDLYTGTELRYANSLLNMGVLVSPLLAPMFGGVVAHFWGWHACYVFLFLLGASVLFSMYHWMPETRPVSPEKHKMLASYRQLLSTGSFLVYLAMLIGALAGIAVFEASSGVLMGGVLGYNSITVSILFIIPIPAAFFGAWYAGRDNKTFYTLMWHSVICCLLAGLLMWIPGWFGVMNVWTLLLPASLFFFGAGMLFPLATTGAMEPFPYLAGAAGALVGGLQNVGSGVATWVSALLPQHGQFSLGLLMFLMAVLILLCWLPLSHRMNRTEQSI